The sequence CACTCGCAAAATCTTCCGGCCTGGCTGCAATGCGCAGATGCTCCTTGAAACGAAAAACTTCCGCCATTGCCGTGGTCACGATCGGTTTGCCGGTCGCCAGATACTCTCTGAGCTTAAGAGGACTTGCAGTATTGGTGTGCTGATTCACCACGTAGGGAATTATGGCCACATCAAAAGCCGACGAGTACTGCGGCAATTGCGCATAGGGCACGGCCGGCAACCAGCGAAAGTTCGGCCTTGATTCCAGTGTGCCAAGATCGATGCGTTTTGTGCCAATGAGCACAACAGTCCAATCAACGCGCCAATCGAGCAGCATCCGAATAATTTCCACATCAAGATGAGAGTCGATAAGTCCGTAAAAACCAATTATGGGGCCTTGAATATCCGCCAAAGAGAGTAAACGTTTCTGCGTAACGGTTGCCGTGAAAAAATGATCGACATCTACTCCATGCGTTAACAGGAATGTGTTTTTATTAACACTTTTCTTCGTCGAATAAAGCTCATCAGAAACCGCCATGACAATATCAGCTTTTTCCAAAAGTTTCTTTTCAAATTCCATAACCAAATCTGGCAAATTCATACCAGGCCATACTGTGAAATCATCAACACAATAATACGACACAAGGCATTCATCAAAGTATCCAATATATTCGGAAGCATTCGGAACTGTCGCAAGAAATATTGGATTGCGAAGATCCCATTCATCCATGGCTTTTCTGACTGTACGAACTACATTCCATTTATTGAAATTTCGAACAGAAGACACGTTGTTGAAAGGAATCATAACGGGTGAAATAATCCGGAGATTATCCGGCAGGGTTTCTTGCGGCGGATTTGAAGTCCACGAAGAAATTTTTCCGGCGGCCCTTTTCACATCATACAGACTGAGTCGGGGTAAGCGCAGGCCGATGGTGTTGACCCACAGCACCCGGTTATCCGGCAGAAAATGCTGCATGATGTGCTGACAACTGAACGGATGCCGTCCCCAGTCGTCGGAAAAAACCAGAAAATTCCTGCCCTTGATCATACGCATCTCCATGCGCTCTCAAATGATGAAGGCGGGATCGCCACGGGTATGCGCATCATGTCCGCACCGCGTCCGCGAACCCGACCAACCTGCGATCCAGACGGAAGAGCCCGTATTGAACCACAATGATTACCAGTCCCTGCATGACCGACATCGCAAACAAGGAAAGATATCCCGTCCCCATGTAATCCCTGACCGAAATCCAGAAAATCCATTGAGGCAAGACATGCGTCAGTGCGACGCATCCGAGCAACTGTATATAACTCGATAGAGGCGCATCAGCCTGCCGAAACGCATAGTACGGAAGAAGGCATGCGCGAAAAATAAAAGAACAGACAAAAAACGACCACCCGACCCCAACAATCCCAAAGTACATCATGGAGATAATTGACGCGAAGACTACGCAAATACCCTCTCCTATATTGCAAATCGCCGTTATTCTATGCTGGGAAATGCCCATGAGAAATTCTTGTGCCGGGATTATGCTTGTAGAGAATATTGACCCGATCGCCATGGGCACAAGGACAAGCTGCACGTCCCGAAATTCGGGACCAAGCCACAGCTCGACAAACTCTCCACCGTAGAAAACAAGACAAAGCCCGACATAGGCCGAAACCCGATAACTGAGCCACAACGCGCTCAGCATGGATTGCCGAATCCCATCGTGGTCGTGTTGAGCCTGAAGACGGCTGAAATGGGGAATGAATATCCCGAACGCGCTACGAATGAGATTGGTAAAATACGAAATCAATTGGGTTGCTATGGAAAAAACCGCAACCCCTTCCGCGCCGATGGCCTTGACGATGATGTATGGCTGCGACCTGAAGCGCATAGCCTGTCCCACCTGAGCCACCAGGGAGGTCAACCCGAACCGGAAAAGCTCTCCCCCCAGCCGCCAATCGACATGCCTGAAGCGGATGCTGACCGAAAAGCCGCGCCGGGCGAAAATCCAGTAGACCACGCCTTCCAGAAGAAAACCCACGCCATTGACCACGGACAGAAACATCAGACCGTTTTCCCCGGATATCCAGATCAGGACCGATAGGCTCACGATCACGTTCTTGACCATGGAAATGAAGGCCAACAGGGTCCAGCGCATCTCGCCCGCCAGCACCCCGTTCCAGGTTCGAAAAAGGAAGAGCAGGGAGAATGTGCCCGCATAGATGGCAAAATACGTCTGGACTTGCGCAAAATCAGCGCCCTGCGGGATATGGTCCTTGCCGAAATAAAGCAGCACAACTGTAATAATGCATGACAAAAGACACGATATGACGTTCAGCGCGATCCCAGTGGAACAAATGCGATTTATTTCCTTCTGGTCTTCACGGGCAATGGCCGCTGCCACGAATTTGGAAACCGCCTGGGAAAGTCCGAAATCAAGCAGGAGATAGTTGGCCACAGTGGCGCTGATCAGCGCCCAGACACCATAGGCGGCCTGGCCTATGGCATTTATTATGACCGGCGTCACAAACAGGGCAAAGACTATCCCCACCCCAAAGGACACCAGGCGCAACGTCGAGTTGCGTATGAGATAACGCATCATTCTCACAGGCGCACCTTTTGCTGCCGCACCTGCAGTGCACTCTGCGGAGGATATCTGAGCGGAGCGCTGGAGCGGACTTTTTGCGGTACAGGCGCGCCGCTTGATCCGACATGGTGAAAATGCATGACCGCTGCCAAACCGAGCAGATAGTACAGCGTCGAGGAATACCCCGCGGAAATGAAGAAACTCGCTGTCCCGAAGCCGACAATGCCGACCTTCAAGGCAATCCAGCGCGCGCGGGCGCCGGTGCGTTCATCCTCCTCGACATGCCGCGTGATGAGCTGCCAGGCGCTGCAAAGCATGGCGAGATACAGAATGAATCCGGGGAGCCCCAGTTCAGCGGCAAACTGAAGGTAGGTATTGTGCGCCGTGAGCCCGATCTTGCCATCAAGCAAAAAGTGCGCGGTCCCGAACATTCCGATGCCCACGCCAAGCACCGGATTGTCGGCCACGATCTTCAGACCGTTTTTCCAAATCTGCACGCGACCGGACCTGCCCTCAAGATTGTAATCGGCGGCTTCGCCCTCCGCAGTGAGACTCGCAAACCGATCCCACAACGACTGCTCGGCAGTCGCCACGACAACGAGACCGGCCGCACAGACAAGGGCCAAAGCCAGGAGTCTGAACTTTTTGGCGGTCAGGACGAAATACAAGGCCTGAACGCCAATCGCGACGATCGCCCCACGCGAGCCGGTCAGGACAAGTCCGAGCAGGACCATGGAGCCCAGCCCCAGATAGAAACCGCGCCGGACCATGTTCCCATTCATGGCCTCGGCCAGAACAACAGGCATGAACGTGACAAACAGGAGCGCGATGTCGTTCGGGTCGTACGTAAAGCCGGCGGAAATCCTGCCGGCGCCCTTGCTCATGATCATTACACCGGCCAGCAAGGAAACGCCGTAAATGAGCGCCGCCCTGTATTGATTCAAATGCCCGGCGGCTGAAAGCAGCACCAGGCAACACGTAAAAAACAGGATCCGAGTAAAAGAAAGCAAACTGTTCAAAGCCCCGGTGCCCCAGACGCTGAACGGAACGCTCACCATTGCCATGATGAACAGCAAAAACAGATAGTGTGCGAACGGAACGCTGGCCTTAAGCTTCCCCAAAAGTCCTTTCGGCAAGAAAAACAATGAAATAAAACCTGCTGCAAACGCAATTTTCCCAAGATGCAAGGGAACAAGAAATGTGAACAGCTCAGGCATTCGAGCCATGACCACAAAAACAATGATGAAAATTACTATTGCGTGCATAAGGCCTCTTAAAAATTTTAGATGAAGAACTTAAAAAAACACTGAACTATAAATAACTCAAAATTTTAAATTTTTTATATTTTTGCTTAATGCTTAAATAATATTTACTTATCGGATAAATACATATTATTGCTATAAGAGCTATAAAATAACTTGTTGGCACGCTAAAATAAACGTTTTTTGATATTGGCCAATACATTTGATTTAAAATTTTTGATAATCCGACAGCAATAATTTTGCATAAAGGAAGATGAACTATATATATAAAAAGAGATGTCGACCCGATGCTTATTAAAAACTGACACCGCAAGGAAAAATAATCGATCAAAAAGGAAAAAATAAAAATCGTCCCCAGCGTCACAAGTGAAAAATACAAGGAAGGCGGGTACTTCGAAATATTTACAAAGGATGCCACCGTCTTCCATGTTTCAGGATATTCCTGCCACAAAGGCTGATACCCGTAGACATTTGCACCGCGAAGCACCACCCACACAAAAAAGAGGGACAAACCCAAAAAAAGGAAAACATTCCTTCTTTCCTTGAGGGGCAAGAGAAACAAATGTCCTGTGGCATACCCCAGAAGCATCATTCCAAACCATGGTATGACAGGAAAACGATTGAATATTGATGTGTCACCAACGAATCCAAACGTATCCGCGGTCATGAATATCCGCCAAATCACATGATCTTCACCCGGGAAGTCATAGAGGACAGGCAGTCCATGTCCGGCCAAAATCGCCACGCTCACGAGAAGAAGCAGATTTCGGGGCAGTTTGGAAAAAAAAGACAGCAGGATCATGGACATCCCGATGCTCCACAGCACATCGAGAGATGCCGGATACTCCGACGTGAAGAGCTGCATGACGGTCCTTACCAACTGCAGCGCGATCAACAGCAATCCTCTGGGGATCAGGAAGCTGCCCAGCGATCTCTGAACTCCGCCCTTGTGGGCCCACAGATAAGCGCCGACACCGGCCAGAAACAGAAAAATGGGCGCCCCGCTGTGCGTGAACCAGCGATTGAAGAAAACGAAGACCGTGGTCACGTTGACGTTCAGCATGGCCAGCGGGAGCGGCGAGGCCTTGCCCAGGACTGCGGCCGCTTCGTAGGAAAGATAGTCGTAGCTGTGCCCCACGACCATAAGCATGATGGCGATCCCGCGCACCATGTCGATGGACTCGATGCGCGAAGGGGCGGATGCCTGAACCGTGGTGGAACCGTGCATCTTAATTCCCCCTCGGATTCCAGGTCACGAACCTCTCGCCTTGGGCAAGCCGGAAAAGACCCAGCATCGCGGCCCAATGCAGGATGAAAAACATCCACGCCGCATGCGAAATGCCCCCCCGCCCCCGAAATCCCGCCCAGGCCGACACGGCCAGAGCCGCCAGTCCGAAAAGGACGAGGGCCTGCAAAACCCCGCTGCCCGCACCCGCGATGGCGCTCGCGCCCAGCACGGCCAGCAGCGGCAGGGTCAGCCAGCGCAAAATCTTGTGCGAGACAAGCTGCCACAGAAATCCGAAGCGCCCAGCCTGCAAAAGATCGCCACTGAAACGCAGACAAAGCAGCCAGGACTGCGCCATGATGCGCGTCTGCCGCCGCAGCTCCGCCCCGCCGCTTTCCTCCCCCGCCTCGATCACCGTGGCCGAAGGCTCGCTTATGGCGCGCTTGCCGCGCAGGACGACCTGGATGGGATGCAGAAAGTCGTTGATGTATTCAGGGCGCAGGGGTTCGAAAAGTTCCTTGCGCAAGGCGTAGATCGCGCCGTCGGCGCCGACGATGGAAAAAAGCCCGCTCTCGCCTTCCTTGATCCATTCCTCGTACCGGCGGTACAGGCCACCCGGAGTCTCGCGCCCATCCTTGTCCGCATACACGCTGCGCCCGCCGACCAAACCGACATCTTCGAGAGCAAAGGGCGCGATCAGTTTACGCATGCTGTCAGGACGGAACATGGAGTTGGCGTCGGTGAAAACCAGAATATCCCAGGCGGCCTCCCTCGCAGCTCTGTTGATGGCCCGGGTCTTGCCCCCGCGCGATGGCTGCCGCAGCAGACGGACCTGCGGGGAGGCGTACTGCGCGACCAGAGCCTCGGTGGCGTCATCGCTTCCGTCCGAGACCACCAGAAGCTCAATGCGGTCCTGCGGATAGTCGAGTTCCAGAAAATTGCGAATCTTGGCCGCGATGACGCGCTCTTCGTTATAGACTGAGAGCAGCACGCTGATGCTCGGAAGCTCGCCACCGGACGGCACGGACCTGCGCCTGCGGCCAAGGATGGCGACAAGCAGCGGATACCCGGCAAAGGCATACGCAAGAGTCAGCAGGGAGATCCAGAACAGCGCGTTCATGCCGCGACCTCCTTGACGCGTGCGCATCTCTTTGCAGGCAGATCCTGGAAGGCCCGCACAATGGCCCTGATGTCGTCACCGCGCACATGGCCATGGGTGGGCAGGGTCAGGAGATTTGCGGCCAGCATCGAGGCGCCGGGATATTCGCCGACCGAGACCAGAAACGGCGCCAGCCCCGGGATGCGGTGCAGGGCCAAGGGATAGGAACGGACTACGCCGAGCGCCTGCGCCTCTGGCGCGACTCCTCCCGGCCAGGCACCTGAAAGGGGCAGAAGCGGCAGGCGCAGATACACCGGCACGGTCCCGGCGGCTGGCTGCACGACGCGCACGCCAGGCACCCCCTGCAACCCTGCGTGCAGGGTGGCGGCAGTCCTGCGGCGGGCGGCATTCAAGTCGTCCAGCCGGTCCAGGACGCTGCGGGCTATGCCTGCCCGCAGTGCGTCCAAAGATTCCAGGCGAAAATCCGGATCGAAAACAGAGGCCCCGATCCCCAGAAACGGCAGGGATGCGGGCAGCCAGTACGCCCGGGGGTGAAGCATGGCCATGAGCGCCAGGGCTAGGCCCAGGCTTTGAACGGGCCGGAGCCTACTCCCCTCCGTAAAAAGCTCAGGCATAACCTTAAGCGCGTCCGCCAGGTCCTCGCGGTCGGTGAGGACGATCCCTCCGTCCACGGCGGTGATGTTCTTGCCCCGGCTCAGGCTGAAAAGCCCCGCATCACCCATGGTCCCGGCCAGTTCCGTCCCGGCCCGCGCGCCCATGGCCTGCGCGGCGTCGTCCAAAAGGGCTGCGCCGTGAACGCGGCACAGTTCACGCAGCGGCTCAAGATCCAGCGGATATCCGAAAAGATGACAGGCCACGACGCACAAGGTCTTGCGGTTCATGGCCTTTTCGAGGCTGGCCATGTCCGGGGCCAGGGTCCGGGGACTGACATCGTAAAGACCGACCTTGAGCCCGGCATTGACCACGGCCGACGGCACGGAAAAGGAGGTGAAGGCGGGCAGGAGCACCTGGTCCCGTTGCGGGCAAAGCGTGCGCATGGCCCGCAGCAAAGCGGAAAGCCCGGCCCGGCCGGAAGTCGCGAAAAAGACGTGCCGCGCCCCGAACCGCCGTTTGATTTCGCGCCGCAGGGACTGCGCCCCTTGGCCGGTCACCCACGCCCTGATTCCGGCCGCGATATCGGCGGGACGCAGCGGCGAGGCGCTCGGCGGCAGCATGCGCAAATACGGACCGCTCATGGAATATCCCGTACGATCAGGGGACCGAGGGCGCGGGTCATGGCCAGGGGCAGACGTTGCCACAGCCTGATGGCCATGGAAAATTTGGGGTTGCTGTTGCTCAGGTTCGGCAGCTTCGCGCCCGAAGGCAAAAGGTAGTGCCACTGCAATATTTCGGGCCGTGCCCCCCATTGCTCCTTGAACCTGAACGTCCCGGAGCCAAGGGAGGAGCGACCGAGATCGAACCGGCGCAGCCCCAGACGCAGAGCATGACGGATGGACTCCCAGTACATGAGGTTGTTGGGGCAAAGAGAATTGTAGTCCCGGATGGA is a genomic window of Desulfomicrobium baculatum DSM 4028 containing:
- a CDS encoding DUF1624 domain-containing protein; protein product: MHGSTTVQASAPSRIESIDMVRGIAIMLMVVGHSYDYLSYEAAAVLGKASPLPLAMLNVNVTTVFVFFNRWFTHSGAPIFLFLAGVGAYLWAHKGGVQRSLGSFLIPRGLLLIALQLVRTVMQLFTSEYPASLDVLWSIGMSMILLSFFSKLPRNLLLLVSVAILAGHGLPVLYDFPGEDHVIWRIFMTADTFGFVGDTSIFNRFPVIPWFGMMLLGYATGHLFLLPLKERRNVFLFLGLSLFFVWVVLRGANVYGYQPLWQEYPETWKTVASFVNISKYPPSLYFSLVTLGTIFIFSFLIDYFSLRCQFLISIGSTSLFIYIVHLPLCKIIAVGLSKILNQMYWPISKNVYFSVPTSYFIALIAIICIYPISKYYLSIKQKYKKFKILSYL
- a CDS encoding O-antigen ligase family protein; its protein translation is MSKGAGRISAGFTYDPNDIALLFVTFMPVVLAEAMNGNMVRRGFYLGLGSMVLLGLVLTGSRGAIVAIGVQALYFVLTAKKFRLLALALVCAAGLVVVATAEQSLWDRFASLTAEGEAADYNLEGRSGRVQIWKNGLKIVADNPVLGVGIGMFGTAHFLLDGKIGLTAHNTYLQFAAELGLPGFILYLAMLCSAWQLITRHVEEDERTGARARWIALKVGIVGFGTASFFISAGYSSTLYYLLGLAAVMHFHHVGSSGAPVPQKVRSSAPLRYPPQSALQVRQQKVRL
- a CDS encoding DegT/DnrJ/EryC1/StrS family aminotransferase codes for the protein MSGPYLRMLPPSASPLRPADIAAGIRAWVTGQGAQSLRREIKRRFGARHVFFATSGRAGLSALLRAMRTLCPQRDQVLLPAFTSFSVPSAVVNAGLKVGLYDVSPRTLAPDMASLEKAMNRKTLCVVACHLFGYPLDLEPLRELCRVHGAALLDDAAQAMGARAGTELAGTMGDAGLFSLSRGKNITAVDGGIVLTDREDLADALKVMPELFTEGSRLRPVQSLGLALALMAMLHPRAYWLPASLPFLGIGASVFDPDFRLESLDALRAGIARSVLDRLDDLNAARRRTAATLHAGLQGVPGVRVVQPAAGTVPVYLRLPLLPLSGAWPGGVAPEAQALGVVRSYPLALHRIPGLAPFLVSVGEYPGASMLAANLLTLPTHGHVRGDDIRAIVRAFQDLPAKRCARVKEVAA
- a CDS encoding lipopolysaccharide biosynthesis protein, giving the protein MMRYLIRNSTLRLVSFGVGIVFALFVTPVIINAIGQAAYGVWALISATVANYLLLDFGLSQAVSKFVAAAIAREDQKEINRICSTGIALNVISCLLSCIITVVLLYFGKDHIPQGADFAQVQTYFAIYAGTFSLLFLFRTWNGVLAGEMRWTLLAFISMVKNVIVSLSVLIWISGENGLMFLSVVNGVGFLLEGVVYWIFARRGFSVSIRFRHVDWRLGGELFRFGLTSLVAQVGQAMRFRSQPYIIVKAIGAEGVAVFSIATQLISYFTNLIRSAFGIFIPHFSRLQAQHDHDGIRQSMLSALWLSYRVSAYVGLCLVFYGGEFVELWLGPEFRDVQLVLVPMAIGSIFSTSIIPAQEFLMGISQHRITAICNIGEGICVVFASIISMMYFGIVGVGWSFFVCSFIFRACLLPYYAFRQADAPLSSYIQLLGCVALTHVLPQWIFWISVRDYMGTGYLSLFAMSVMQGLVIIVVQYGLFRLDRRLVGFADAVRT
- a CDS encoding glycosyltransferase codes for the protein MIKGRNFLVFSDDWGRHPFSCQHIMQHFLPDNRVLWVNTIGLRLPRLSLYDVKRAAGKISSWTSNPPQETLPDNLRIISPVMIPFNNVSSVRNFNKWNVVRTVRKAMDEWDLRNPIFLATVPNASEYIGYFDECLVSYYCVDDFTVWPGMNLPDLVMEFEKKLLEKADIVMAVSDELYSTKKSVNKNTFLLTHGVDVDHFFTATVTQKRLLSLADIQGPIIGFYGLIDSHLDVEIIRMLLDWRVDWTVVLIGTKRIDLGTLESRPNFRWLPAVPYAQLPQYSSAFDVAIIPYVVNQHTNTASPLKLREYLATGKPIVTTAMAEVFRFKEHLRIAARPEDFASEVDKALSDAVDLETRRACLKGDAWTDKAQMVSAWIEEALSAKSQAASGVK
- a CDS encoding glycosyltransferase family 2 protein, which produces MNALFWISLLTLAYAFAGYPLLVAILGRRRRSVPSGGELPSISVLLSVYNEERVIAAKIRNFLELDYPQDRIELLVVSDGSDDATEALVAQYASPQVRLLRQPSRGGKTRAINRAAREAAWDILVFTDANSMFRPDSMRKLIAPFALEDVGLVGGRSVYADKDGRETPGGLYRRYEEWIKEGESGLFSIVGADGAIYALRKELFEPLRPEYINDFLHPIQVVLRGKRAISEPSATVIEAGEESGGAELRRQTRIMAQSWLLCLRFSGDLLQAGRFGFLWQLVSHKILRWLTLPLLAVLGASAIAGAGSGVLQALVLFGLAALAVSAWAGFRGRGGISHAAWMFFILHWAAMLGLFRLAQGERFVTWNPRGN